Proteins from a genomic interval of Rubinisphaera italica:
- a CDS encoding endonuclease/exonuclease/phosphatase family protein, giving the protein MSFQSANAQADEPLVLRVLCYNIHYGQGMDKVYDIPRLAKVIEKAKPDLVALQEVDVGVRRSGQLHEARQLADLTGLKVRFGPTQHYEGGLFGNAILSRFNYEDVHIQPLPYTESTPEQTTYPRAAISVIVRLPNKMPVRFISTHFQHNVPEDRVAEAKAINQFFDDRSIPTILAGDMNAKPDEEPIQILQQEWMNAIDEQKQPSAPSQNPRSRIDYIFYRGSSLKMISSEVIDESIASDHRPVLVVFEISK; this is encoded by the coding sequence ATGTCCTTTCAATCTGCCAACGCACAAGCTGATGAACCGCTAGTCCTCCGGGTCCTTTGCTATAATATTCATTATGGCCAAGGCATGGACAAGGTTTACGATATCCCTCGGCTGGCGAAGGTCATCGAAAAAGCGAAACCCGATCTTGTCGCTCTGCAGGAAGTTGATGTCGGAGTGAGACGATCAGGTCAACTCCACGAGGCTCGTCAACTGGCTGACCTTACCGGCTTGAAAGTTCGGTTCGGTCCAACACAGCACTATGAAGGGGGACTTTTTGGAAATGCCATTCTGTCTCGCTTCAATTATGAAGACGTTCACATTCAGCCACTGCCTTACACAGAAAGCACCCCCGAACAGACCACCTATCCGCGAGCAGCTATTTCGGTGATTGTACGTTTACCAAACAAAATGCCGGTGCGGTTTATCAGCACACACTTTCAGCACAATGTTCCTGAAGACCGTGTCGCTGAGGCAAAAGCAATTAATCAATTCTTTGACGACAGGTCCATCCCAACCATCCTCGCAGGAGATATGAATGCTAAGCCAGATGAAGAGCCAATACAGATACTTCAACAAGAGTGGATGAATGCCATTGATGAACAGAAACAGCCATCTGCTCCTTCACAAAACCCTCGTTCTCGTATCGATTACATTTTCTATCGTGGCTCTTCACTTAAAATGATAAGTTCTGAAGTGATCGATGAATCAATCGCATCCGACCATCGGCCAGTACTTGTCGTGTTTGAGATATCGAAGTAA
- a CDS encoding M56 family metallopeptidase, producing the protein MNGFTTALNWVENSSEEMLIIVITSAIAAGLVAALVLAINLFFRRWLTSKQMGLLWGLVLIRLAMPFAPESTVSLQNFFVSSVHEAPRHMERRDAYVAASTPNQELLDWPEWQITKSVETAAPTIGVVEYLFTSFISILELVISLQYLPLIWLCGSVAIFTRMLVIHWRFARKVQQSPISKDERLLRLWISCCEQASVRRKLPVILFDGVSQPSIMGAFRPRLLLPTDIIELNDEQLKLIMLHELAHVRRWDVAINWGLFANRILHWWNPIYWLAVTRYCSLREQTCDAMVLHWMSSSPEENTNRDYCREYSELLLTLAQRPHFSSRWKVSLPVSILGLFSASVQKRSVSNRLHALHRATIKRHAAVTSVVFTTIVVIAACGLTNAKQPSAEHYIEDYLSTNTGSFTFPCQPSYDQTEPFKVIVYSMDEALHGIAKQEGITDEDARKLLVAQVNFFFECIQPPVPLEMHQENPEHLIPEQLKPTANWKDLHLVVNGPETVHKEFGIQVDAWQKSGLSQITIEARFIVVSKNIADSLGIKWDKQEDNTVRPSGSEHEKSTPNDEHFLIPRTTVLTTKQAFEYIQAAQGDERSNIWFAPKVTLFNGQKATISDIVQRPFVVGVSRNESGKLEPEIRIIEDGVKLTCRATLAADSSIIHFSGIYDCSSIDDVQTFSSTVQGRKASIQVPSVTAHCLHFSEELKDSQTFLIECYSDQKQKECVYLMIAPYVIKDPD; encoded by the coding sequence ATGAATGGATTCACGACTGCTTTAAATTGGGTCGAAAACTCATCAGAAGAAATGTTAATCATTGTTATCACTTCAGCGATTGCAGCTGGGCTAGTCGCTGCCCTCGTTCTGGCAATCAATCTGTTTTTCCGGCGCTGGCTGACATCAAAGCAAATGGGACTGTTGTGGGGACTGGTGCTGATTCGTCTGGCGATGCCTTTTGCTCCCGAGAGTACAGTGAGTCTTCAAAACTTTTTCGTGTCTTCCGTCCATGAGGCACCTCGACATATGGAGAGACGGGATGCCTATGTTGCAGCATCCACACCAAACCAGGAACTGTTGGATTGGCCTGAATGGCAAATTACCAAATCCGTCGAAACGGCGGCCCCCACGATTGGAGTTGTCGAGTATCTCTTCACATCGTTCATTTCAATCCTCGAATTAGTAATTAGTCTGCAATATTTACCACTGATCTGGCTTTGCGGTTCAGTGGCGATTTTTACACGGATGCTTGTCATTCACTGGCGGTTTGCTCGAAAGGTCCAGCAATCTCCCATCTCTAAGGATGAACGCTTATTGCGATTATGGATATCATGCTGTGAACAGGCCAGTGTTCGTCGCAAGCTGCCTGTCATTCTTTTTGATGGCGTTTCCCAGCCTTCCATTATGGGAGCATTTCGGCCCCGGTTATTACTGCCGACAGACATTATCGAGCTGAACGACGAACAACTCAAACTCATCATGCTACATGAATTGGCGCATGTTCGCCGATGGGACGTTGCCATCAATTGGGGACTGTTTGCAAATCGAATTCTCCACTGGTGGAATCCAATCTACTGGCTTGCAGTCACGCGGTATTGCAGCCTGCGTGAACAAACTTGCGATGCGATGGTCTTACACTGGATGAGTTCGTCTCCTGAAGAAAACACGAATCGCGACTATTGCAGAGAGTACAGCGAATTACTCCTGACATTAGCACAGCGGCCTCATTTCAGTTCGCGTTGGAAAGTCTCTTTGCCCGTTTCCATTCTGGGATTATTTTCGGCCTCTGTTCAAAAAAGATCGGTCTCGAATCGATTGCATGCACTGCATCGTGCGACAATCAAACGTCACGCCGCTGTGACCTCAGTCGTATTTACGACCATTGTTGTTATTGCCGCTTGTGGATTAACGAATGCAAAGCAACCAAGTGCTGAACATTATATTGAGGATTATTTATCGACTAACACCGGCTCTTTTACTTTTCCTTGCCAGCCATCATACGATCAAACCGAACCCTTTAAGGTCATTGTCTATTCGATGGACGAAGCTCTGCATGGTATCGCTAAACAGGAAGGAATCACCGACGAAGACGCCCGTAAATTGCTGGTAGCCCAGGTAAACTTTTTCTTTGAATGCATCCAGCCACCGGTTCCGCTTGAAATGCATCAGGAAAATCCAGAGCACTTAATACCAGAGCAGCTAAAGCCGACGGCCAACTGGAAAGATTTGCACCTTGTTGTAAACGGGCCAGAAACAGTTCATAAGGAATTCGGTATTCAAGTCGATGCCTGGCAGAAAAGTGGACTCAGTCAGATCACCATCGAAGCCCGATTTATTGTAGTGAGTAAGAATATTGCAGATTCCTTGGGAATCAAATGGGACAAACAGGAAGATAATACCGTGAGACCATCGGGTTCAGAACATGAGAAGAGCACGCCAAACGACGAGCACTTTCTTATTCCTCGGACAACAGTGCTGACCACAAAACAGGCATTTGAATATATCCAGGCGGCTCAGGGAGACGAACGATCCAATATCTGGTTCGCCCCTAAGGTGACACTCTTCAACGGGCAAAAAGCAACCATTTCCGATATTGTCCAACGTCCATTTGTCGTTGGCGTTTCCAGGAATGAATCAGGAAAATTAGAACCAGAGATCAGAATTATTGAAGACGGGGTAAAATTGACCTGTCGAGCAACCCTTGCAGCAGATAGTTCCATAATCCATTTCAGTGGAATTTACGACTGCAGTTCCATTGATGATGTTCAAACTTTTTCTTCAACGGTGCAAGGAAGGAAAGCCTCTATTCAGGTTCCCAGCGTGACAGCGCACTGTCTCCATTTTTCCGAAGAATTGAAAGATTCCCAAACTTTTCTCATCGAGTGTTATTCCGATCAAAAGCAGAAAGAATGTGTTTACCTGATGATTGCCCCATACGTCATCAAAGATCCTGATTGA
- a CDS encoding BlaI/MecI/CopY family transcriptional regulator, translating to MAHVSISDAEWQVMNVVWEEQPLTSQEIVAQLADQADWAAATIKTMLHRLVKKKVLTFEQQGNRYVYRSCVRRADCVKQASRSFLQRVFESEPAPLLAHFMQTTKLSAEEIADLRRILDKKEAQK from the coding sequence ATGGCTCATGTTTCGATTTCAGATGCCGAATGGCAGGTCATGAATGTTGTGTGGGAAGAGCAGCCGTTGACGTCGCAGGAGATTGTTGCCCAACTGGCGGATCAGGCCGACTGGGCAGCTGCGACGATTAAAACGATGTTGCATCGTTTAGTGAAAAAGAAAGTGCTTACTTTCGAACAGCAGGGGAACCGCTATGTCTATCGGTCCTGCGTCCGTCGCGCGGACTGTGTTAAACAGGCCAGCCGTTCTTTTTTGCAGCGTGTCTTTGAAAGCGAGCCGGCTCCGTTACTCGCTCATTTTATGCAAACCACAAAACTCTCCGCAGAAGAAATTGCAGATCTTCGTCGCATTCTCGATAAGAAGGAGGCTCAGAAATGA
- a CDS encoding c-type cytochrome domain-containing protein translates to MMNFLLSHLSLPVLSAAVLLASSPYVCADDGKEKDTDKPVTYEDHVFPILKKNCATCHGDGKQEAGLNLANYANTIKGSGGGEIVVAGRSSASRLIEVLTSTEDGERMPPDGDPLSPEVIELIKKWIDSGLRENAGSSVAEMRTLGFKATTPTDEAGPGAVPVNLSTFPSVTTLRPYPLLAIAASSRAPVVATSGYGEIKLFDPTTHSSYGAIPFPEGEPLVLTFSRSGRLLLAAGGKPVQSGSVVLFDVATGKRLASVGDEPDAIMAADISPDEKLVAIGCTSRLVKLFSTEDGSLKATIDKHTDWVTAVAFSPDGKYLATADRIGNIHIWDGKSGGVILPLSEHKKSVRALSWRSDSGVVASCSEDGTVVWWDVKDGWPLANRPNAHTDGVLDCQFGPNGELATCGRDGTVKIWSAEGNELKKFTITAEETAKSQLPPGVQLLPTRVAVASDGSTVLVGDTAGNLHSWKFP, encoded by the coding sequence ATGATGAATTTCCTGCTCAGCCACTTATCGCTGCCCGTACTTTCGGCAGCGGTCCTTCTGGCCAGCAGTCCTTATGTCTGTGCTGATGACGGCAAAGAAAAGGACACAGACAAGCCAGTCACCTATGAGGATCATGTCTTTCCAATTCTTAAAAAAAATTGTGCGACCTGCCATGGAGACGGAAAGCAGGAAGCCGGGCTGAATCTTGCGAATTACGCAAACACGATCAAAGGGAGCGGCGGCGGTGAAATCGTGGTGGCCGGTCGGTCTTCAGCGAGTCGTCTGATTGAAGTGTTGACATCGACAGAAGACGGGGAGCGGATGCCACCTGATGGTGATCCCCTCTCTCCTGAAGTGATCGAACTGATCAAGAAATGGATAGATTCCGGGCTGCGTGAAAACGCAGGAAGTTCTGTGGCCGAAATGCGGACACTGGGCTTCAAAGCCACGACTCCGACAGATGAAGCGGGACCAGGTGCTGTTCCGGTGAACCTGTCGACTTTCCCCAGCGTGACCACGTTGCGTCCGTATCCACTACTGGCCATTGCCGCCAGTTCGCGGGCACCTGTTGTTGCCACAAGTGGCTATGGCGAGATCAAGCTGTTCGACCCGACAACTCATAGTTCATATGGAGCAATCCCGTTTCCAGAGGGAGAGCCGCTCGTGCTCACATTCAGCCGATCCGGGCGTCTGCTCCTGGCTGCTGGCGGCAAGCCCGTTCAAAGTGGATCTGTTGTGCTCTTTGATGTGGCCACAGGGAAACGACTGGCTAGCGTGGGCGACGAGCCCGACGCGATCATGGCGGCTGATATCTCACCTGACGAGAAACTGGTGGCGATCGGTTGCACGAGCCGACTCGTGAAACTCTTTTCCACCGAAGATGGCAGCCTCAAGGCAACCATTGATAAGCACACCGACTGGGTCACTGCCGTCGCCTTTTCACCTGACGGAAAATATCTGGCAACTGCGGACAGGATCGGCAATATTCACATCTGGGACGGTAAGTCCGGGGGAGTGATACTACCACTTTCCGAACATAAGAAATCTGTTCGCGCTCTCTCCTGGAGAAGCGACTCGGGTGTCGTTGCTTCCTGTAGTGAGGACGGCACAGTCGTCTGGTGGGATGTGAAAGATGGCTGGCCACTGGCGAACAGACCAAACGCTCACACGGATGGCGTGCTCGACTGCCAATTCGGACCGAACGGGGAACTCGCCACCTGTGGCCGCGATGGGACCGTTAAGATCTGGTCGGCTGAGGGGAACGAACTGAAAAAGTTTACCATTACCGCCGAAGAAACTGCCAAGAGTCAGCTTCCGCCAGGCGTACAACTGCTGCCGACCAGAGTCGCGGTGGCAAGCGACGGCTCCACAGTCCTGGTCGGAGACACAGCCGGAAACCTGCACTCATGGAAGTTTCCCTGA
- a CDS encoding DUF1549 domain-containing protein codes for MNFKSILTLLIAGLSLFPNVIHAADSLGDKTDSSSSIVPSFRRDVMPVFFRAGCNSGTCHGSARGKDGFMLSLFGYDPDGDYRRTVAEMPGRRVNTALPQESLLLLKAIGAVPHTGGKRFERDSDLAKVLIAWIEAGAPDDVGNVPEVAGIEVSKPSIVFDKASDTVDLQVTATYADGSTRDVTHLALFGTNNSSVAEIDPDGRVSSKGPGDTTVFARFSRFTVGAEVIVLPSIEGFTWPNPPENNFIDRLVFERLQKLRIAPSELCDDETFLRRVTLDLAARPPTVEEYEAFMADTSADKRSQKIDTLLDSEDFTDYITALWGELFRINSQDYTGRADSHKPANAFNAWLRDQIAADRPFDEVVADMTTAVGSTNIDGQTGLYTMLIKDYKLNPKVLAADYSQLFLGVRMQCAECHNHPFDRWTMDDYYGFVSFFTCVERKTGSDSRDRTVIFDPSAPPAKHALDGRPVPAKLLGEVEPVGGEGDPRRALAAWIKDPENDLFNRNIVNRLWAHLFGVGIVDPVDDFRATNPPANGPLLEALAARFAEHGRKLRPMVRDICNSRVYQLSIEPTPSGKDDQRQFSHAQLRRLRADVMLDSIVAVTGEPRSFPKTPTGTKAINYINRHHYYTATGDFVLDTFGQSPRDTVCACDTRTDPSLTQVMHLLVGDTSGPRVHTAATRGVLKKIIESQSTPEGVIEAIFIRVLSRRPTTAEMQMIRELVNEENPSTVYEDIFAGLINSSEFLFNH; via the coding sequence GTGAATTTCAAATCAATTCTGACTCTGCTGATTGCAGGTTTGTCATTGTTCCCGAATGTCATCCATGCTGCCGATTCCCTCGGCGACAAGACTGACTCAAGCAGTTCGATCGTGCCAAGTTTCCGGCGTGATGTCATGCCGGTCTTTTTTCGGGCAGGATGCAATTCTGGTACCTGTCACGGTTCGGCCCGCGGCAAGGATGGTTTTATGCTTTCGCTGTTTGGCTACGATCCAGACGGTGACTACCGACGGACAGTCGCGGAGATGCCGGGACGTCGTGTGAACACAGCTCTCCCCCAGGAAAGCCTGCTGCTTCTCAAAGCCATTGGTGCCGTGCCTCACACCGGGGGCAAGCGATTTGAACGTGACAGCGATCTGGCAAAAGTCCTCATCGCCTGGATTGAGGCAGGAGCCCCCGATGACGTCGGCAACGTGCCAGAGGTGGCGGGAATCGAAGTTTCTAAACCTTCAATTGTATTTGACAAGGCCAGTGATACTGTAGATCTGCAAGTGACGGCGACCTATGCCGACGGCTCGACCCGCGATGTCACTCATCTGGCTTTGTTCGGCACCAACAATTCGAGCGTAGCCGAAATCGACCCTGACGGCCGCGTCTCCTCCAAGGGGCCGGGAGACACAACTGTATTTGCGCGATTCAGTCGGTTTACCGTCGGAGCCGAGGTGATCGTGCTGCCATCCATTGAAGGTTTTACCTGGCCCAATCCGCCGGAGAATAACTTTATTGATCGGCTCGTCTTTGAGAGACTGCAAAAATTGCGGATTGCACCTTCAGAACTCTGCGACGACGAAACATTCCTCAGGCGGGTCACGCTCGACCTTGCCGCCCGGCCTCCGACAGTCGAGGAATACGAGGCCTTTATGGCTGACACTTCGGCCGACAAACGGTCGCAGAAAATCGATACTCTACTCGATAGTGAAGACTTCACCGACTACATCACCGCACTTTGGGGGGAGTTGTTCCGGATCAACAGCCAGGACTACACGGGGCGAGCCGACTCTCACAAGCCGGCAAACGCTTTCAATGCCTGGCTGCGTGATCAGATTGCCGCCGACCGACCGTTCGACGAAGTGGTTGCCGATATGACAACTGCAGTCGGCAGTACGAACATCGATGGCCAGACCGGCCTCTACACGATGCTCATTAAAGACTACAAACTGAATCCCAAAGTGCTGGCAGCCGATTACTCCCAACTCTTTCTCGGCGTGCGGATGCAATGTGCAGAATGCCACAATCATCCCTTTGATCGCTGGACGATGGACGACTATTACGGCTTCGTCAGTTTCTTCACCTGTGTGGAGCGAAAAACTGGCAGCGACAGTCGCGACAGGACCGTCATTTTCGATCCTTCTGCCCCGCCAGCAAAGCATGCCCTCGATGGCCGTCCCGTTCCGGCTAAACTCCTCGGTGAAGTCGAACCAGTCGGCGGCGAAGGCGATCCCCGACGAGCCTTGGCAGCCTGGATCAAAGATCCTGAAAACGATCTGTTTAATCGGAATATCGTGAACCGGTTGTGGGCTCACCTGTTTGGTGTGGGAATTGTCGATCCGGTTGATGACTTCCGGGCAACGAATCCTCCGGCTAACGGTCCCTTGCTCGAAGCACTTGCGGCTCGGTTTGCAGAACACGGCCGAAAACTGCGGCCTATGGTTCGAGACATCTGCAATTCGAGGGTGTACCAGCTTTCGATCGAACCGACACCTTCCGGTAAGGATGATCAGCGACAGTTCTCACACGCTCAACTCCGACGACTTCGAGCCGATGTCATGTTAGATTCAATTGTGGCCGTAACCGGTGAGCCACGTTCATTCCCCAAGACCCCGACTGGCACTAAGGCCATCAACTACATCAATCGGCATCATTACTATACAGCCACTGGTGATTTCGTACTCGATACTTTCGGCCAGTCTCCCCGAGATACGGTTTGCGCCTGCGACACAAGGACCGATCCCTCACTTACGCAGGTCATGCACTTGCTCGTGGGCGACACCTCCGGCCCAAGAGTGCACACGGCGGCTACTCGCGGAGTGCTGAAGAAGATCATCGAAAGTCAATCTACACCTGAAGGTGTTATCGAGGCGATTTTTATACGCGTTCTCTCCCGTCGTCCAACAACAGCAGAAATGCAGATGATTCGCGAACTCGTGAATGAGGAAAATCCATCGACCGTTTATGAGGATATCTTCGCCGGACTGATCAACTCGAGTGAGTTCCTCTTCAATCACTGA
- a CDS encoding PPC domain-containing protein, which produces MRAFIGPILSLLICFVLSSGLVSADPWIAGVTPRLVGRGTTSEIVIDRWRHEAIDVLFYPDHSVGPDDKSGDQTGIRCVGTQFDSKKQRLICQLEVETDCRPGEHPFRVLTAVGLSSMGTVHVGPFPVIDEEETKANTNDTPETALLIDSDITVRGTLSNSSYEDVDCFRVAGKAGQRLSVEVDMVKMGDDLRWNPVPDGYDSVVTILDPSGKRIAKNDDSSLNRQDPLLSMKLPVDGDYTIILQRSMFIPEAREYAIHIGRFFRPLAAYPLGGPTGSSLSVELLGDPLGPVSQTISLPKSSGTFPLMGDAPSPLPMRSSPFPNVLESSGENETVVSAIPVAVNGILANSDETDRFRITVKKSVPLQVRVWAKALGSPVDPSIRLRPVDPSGELGTIELQADDATRPERDIFGGQGDFPDTFDPSVIWTPKQDGDYVLEVFDPRGVGGPTHVYRVEIAPPENILHIGLPFEGYKPERPRKTSLSVPRGSRWTVKLSLYPAQGSNITGPLDFSVEGLPPGVRMLSSQLPSLQSAWPMTLIADEDAPLSASIIQIKAQPAEGGDPFVTVNQQNLQRVSYSHYPWRNIRVDRFATAISEPAGFEVILDAPKQPLMRGSELTIPVRIVRQPWCDEPLEIQCEFAPPGVGTSPAEIIPSGESTANLTLSANASAKLGSSPLYVMVTTTQARGGRENSSVRGDTDQGSERVRVSSEVINIEVAEPFVSLASEPQSVRRGNKIKYRWTVKQLRPYEGQASVRMLGLPVGLVAVGPEPTIDKTSNEVEVELEAHDEALLGLVGELNCEVRFIVGGEDILLRTGSGKLRIDPRLEK; this is translated from the coding sequence ATGCGCGCGTTCATTGGGCCAATTCTTTCATTATTAATCTGCTTCGTACTATCGAGTGGTCTCGTTTCGGCTGACCCGTGGATCGCCGGAGTGACTCCACGGCTTGTTGGACGAGGCACAACAAGTGAAATTGTGATCGATCGATGGCGGCATGAAGCAATTGACGTGCTGTTCTACCCAGATCATTCCGTAGGACCGGATGATAAGAGCGGCGATCAAACTGGTATTCGTTGCGTCGGTACTCAGTTCGATTCCAAAAAGCAGCGGCTCATCTGTCAGCTCGAGGTCGAGACGGACTGCCGACCCGGCGAGCATCCTTTCCGCGTCCTCACTGCTGTGGGACTCTCATCAATGGGTACGGTTCATGTGGGGCCCTTTCCTGTCATCGATGAAGAAGAGACCAAAGCCAACACAAACGATACCCCGGAAACGGCTCTGCTGATCGATTCAGACATCACCGTTAGAGGTACTCTTTCCAACAGTTCCTATGAGGATGTCGACTGTTTCCGCGTGGCTGGCAAAGCCGGTCAAAGACTTTCTGTTGAAGTTGACATGGTCAAAATGGGCGACGATCTTCGGTGGAATCCTGTACCCGACGGTTACGATTCCGTCGTCACAATTCTCGACCCATCCGGAAAACGGATCGCAAAAAATGATGACTCATCGCTGAATCGCCAGGATCCACTTTTGTCGATGAAGCTGCCAGTCGATGGTGACTACACGATTATCCTGCAACGGTCGATGTTTATTCCAGAAGCGAGGGAATACGCGATCCACATAGGCCGGTTCTTCCGACCATTGGCCGCTTATCCACTTGGTGGACCGACTGGTTCGTCACTCTCAGTCGAATTGCTGGGAGACCCACTCGGCCCGGTTTCACAAACGATCTCGCTGCCCAAGTCAAGTGGTACATTTCCACTCATGGGCGACGCACCATCACCACTCCCTATGCGATCGAGCCCGTTTCCCAATGTACTTGAATCTTCCGGTGAAAATGAGACTGTTGTGTCTGCAATCCCAGTTGCGGTAAATGGGATTCTCGCCAATTCAGACGAGACAGACCGCTTTCGCATCACTGTGAAAAAGAGTGTGCCGTTGCAGGTACGAGTATGGGCCAAAGCACTCGGCTCGCCAGTGGATCCTTCAATCCGGTTGCGACCTGTCGATCCGTCAGGAGAACTTGGAACTATTGAACTTCAAGCCGACGACGCGACGCGACCTGAACGCGACATCTTTGGCGGGCAAGGCGATTTCCCTGATACATTTGACCCGTCCGTCATCTGGACTCCTAAGCAGGATGGCGACTATGTTCTTGAAGTCTTCGATCCGCGTGGTGTCGGCGGCCCCACTCACGTTTATCGTGTTGAAATCGCTCCACCCGAAAATATTCTCCACATTGGCCTTCCGTTTGAGGGATATAAACCTGAGAGGCCGCGAAAGACGTCGCTGTCCGTGCCACGAGGGAGTCGCTGGACGGTGAAGCTTTCGCTCTACCCTGCTCAGGGGAGCAACATTACCGGGCCTCTCGATTTCTCGGTTGAAGGACTGCCCCCCGGTGTGAGAATGCTGTCATCACAACTTCCATCCCTGCAGTCAGCCTGGCCGATGACGCTCATCGCTGATGAGGACGCCCCCCTTTCAGCATCAATCATTCAAATCAAGGCTCAACCTGCTGAAGGAGGCGATCCATTCGTAACCGTCAATCAACAGAACTTGCAGCGGGTATCGTATTCACACTATCCGTGGCGAAACATTCGAGTAGATCGATTTGCGACCGCAATCAGTGAACCAGCGGGATTCGAGGTCATACTCGATGCACCCAAGCAGCCGCTGATGCGAGGGTCCGAACTCACAATCCCCGTACGGATCGTGCGGCAACCGTGGTGCGACGAACCCCTTGAAATACAGTGTGAATTCGCACCACCAGGCGTCGGCACATCGCCAGCTGAGATCATCCCCTCCGGAGAAAGCACAGCCAATCTGACGCTCTCTGCCAATGCAAGCGCGAAACTTGGCAGCTCGCCGCTCTATGTCATGGTCACCACGACTCAGGCTCGAGGTGGACGAGAAAATAGCTCGGTCAGAGGTGACACGGATCAGGGTTCTGAACGTGTGAGAGTCTCGTCGGAAGTCATTAATATCGAGGTCGCCGAGCCGTTTGTATCGCTTGCGAGTGAACCACAAAGTGTCCGCCGGGGCAATAAAATCAAGTACCGCTGGACCGTCAAACAGTTACGTCCCTACGAGGGACAGGCGAGTGTTCGCATGCTTGGCCTGCCAGTCGGTCTGGTAGCGGTCGGGCCTGAGCCAACTATCGATAAAACGTCCAATGAGGTTGAAGTGGAACTTGAGGCACACGACGAAGCATTGCTCGGTCTGGTTGGCGAACTTAATTGTGAAGTGCGGTTCATTGTCGGCGGCGAAGATATTCTCCTGAGAACGGGTTCGGGCAAGCTGAGAATCGACCCGAGACTTGAAAAGTAA
- a CDS encoding DUF1501 domain-containing protein: MSSFHDSVHGCTGFRSMPRRQVLQAGVLGTLGLSMADLFRLQAEETSPTAGASGKKIEPRAMSVIQINLPGGFPHHESFDPKPEAPVEYRGSFGVVKTRTGDVFSDNLPMLAGIADKITVVRSVVGKIPDHGLATYHLHTGYTPSTVIDYPQIGSVVSHELGARGELPCYIAIPGKNASSGGTGFLPSIHGPFETGGDPATQKKNFRVRDFSLPADLSLEQLQRRRAVRDMVEQRIRGLEANPVLLDTMDEFHYRAYSLLTSADAQNAFSFDSETDETFELYGSEVTGDIKGPDGRLHPKGLAERLIIARRLVESGVRFVTLEYGSWDCHSGVEKTCLDQMRPFDYAISGLVSDLDRRGLLDTTIVWVTSEFGRTPKVNKESGRDHWARCYSMMLAGGGFQRGLVHGASDSTGGEPVRDAVTLENLIATIYHQMGIDANKELVAFGTRPIEIIRDAQVVKPLIS; this comes from the coding sequence ATGAGCTCATTCCACGATTCTGTTCACGGCTGTACTGGTTTCCGATCGATGCCGCGCCGTCAGGTCCTTCAGGCGGGTGTACTCGGCACGCTCGGATTGTCGATGGCCGATCTGTTTCGACTGCAGGCTGAGGAAACCTCGCCAACAGCAGGCGCTTCAGGGAAAAAGATAGAACCACGTGCCATGAGCGTGATTCAGATCAACTTACCCGGCGGATTTCCGCATCATGAGTCATTCGATCCTAAGCCCGAAGCGCCGGTTGAATATCGTGGCTCCTTTGGCGTAGTTAAAACGAGAACTGGCGATGTGTTCAGCGATAACCTGCCGATGCTGGCGGGCATTGCTGACAAGATCACAGTAGTCCGTTCCGTCGTGGGGAAGATTCCCGACCACGGGCTGGCAACCTATCACCTGCACACTGGTTACACGCCTTCGACGGTGATCGACTACCCGCAGATCGGATCGGTCGTTTCGCACGAACTCGGGGCCCGTGGCGAACTCCCCTGTTATATCGCGATTCCCGGTAAGAATGCCTCCAGCGGGGGGACGGGGTTTCTCCCGAGCATCCATGGTCCGTTCGAAACTGGCGGCGACCCGGCAACACAGAAGAAGAACTTCCGCGTTCGTGACTTCTCATTGCCTGCTGACCTCTCACTCGAACAGCTCCAGCGGAGACGGGCGGTTCGCGACATGGTCGAACAGCGAATCCGCGGACTCGAAGCCAATCCGGTTCTGCTCGATACAATGGATGAGTTCCACTATCGAGCTTACTCACTCCTGACCTCAGCTGATGCCCAGAATGCTTTCTCATTTGATAGTGAAACCGATGAGACATTCGAATTGTATGGCAGCGAGGTTACAGGTGACATCAAAGGACCTGATGGCAGGCTTCACCCCAAAGGACTGGCCGAGCGGCTGATTATTGCTCGACGACTTGTCGAATCCGGTGTGCGTTTCGTAACACTGGAATACGGGTCCTGGGATTGCCACAGCGGTGTCGAAAAAACGTGTCTCGATCAGATGCGGCCCTTCGATTATGCAATTTCGGGACTGGTCTCCGACTTGGATCGCCGTGGTTTGCTCGATACGACTATTGTCTGGGTTACGAGCGAGTTCGGCCGCACACCGAAGGTCAATAAAGAGAGTGGACGCGACCACTGGGCTCGCTGCTATTCAATGATGCTCGCTGGTGGTGGTTTCCAGCGAGGCCTCGTTCACGGTGCCAGCGACTCAACAGGTGGCGAACCTGTCCGAGATGCGGTGACGCTTGAAAACCTCATCGCGACGATCTATCACCAGATGGGGATCGATGCAAACAAAGAGCTGGTCGCTTTTGGTACGCGACCTATCGAAATTATTCGCGATGCTCAGGTCGTCAAACCGCTGATCAGTTAG